In Meiothermus ruber DSM 1279, the following proteins share a genomic window:
- the xdhB gene encoding xanthine dehydrogenase molybdopterin binding subunit produces MKVVGQAIPHESAREHVTGRALYTDDLWPRYPQTLHAWPVQAPHAHARVLRLEPAPAYRVPGVVRVLTAQDVPGLNDSGIKGDEPLFPAEVMYHGQAVAWVLAETEEAARLGAAQVVVEYEPLPAILTIQEAIAQGSFQGATLQARRGDLEQGFSASARVLSGALHLGGQEHFYLETQASLALLDETGHILVHSSTQHPSETQEVVAQVLGLPRNQITVQCIRMGGGFGGKEVQANPYAAVAALGAYLTRRPVRVRLPRLQDITLTGKRHPFYARWKVGCSEEGRLLALQIELFSDGGWSLDLSEAVLARAVCHIDNAYFIPHLEATGRVCKTHKTSQTAFRGFGGPQGMVFIEEVLTQVAQTLGLPPEVVRERNFYGLSDDPQTRTTHYGQEIKDVERIRLIWNELKSSAELERRRQEVALFNAQNPHRKRGLAITPVKFGISFNFTTYNQAGALVLVYQDGSVQVNHGGTEMGQGLYTKIQQIAAEALGVPLEAVRLMPTRTDKVPNTSATAASTGADLNGAAVKDACEKIKARLAGVAAQRFGVNPADVVFEGGQIWSIWKPEERLAFAEVVRAAYAQRVQLFADGFYRTPGLHWDKTRMQGKPFHYFAYGAAVSEVEVDGFTGQYALRRVDILHDVGDSLSPLVDLGQVEGGFIQGLGWLTLEDLRWDAEGRLATRSASTYKLPSFSELPPVFNVRLLPKATETGVVYGSKAVGEPPLMLAISVREALRDAVAAFGAGGYVELASPATPEAVYWAIERVRQGALVSGD; encoded by the coding sequence ATGAAGGTGGTGGGCCAAGCAATTCCCCACGAATCGGCCAGAGAACACGTGACTGGACGGGCGCTTTATACCGACGATTTATGGCCCCGCTACCCCCAGACCCTCCACGCCTGGCCGGTGCAGGCCCCCCACGCCCATGCCCGCGTGCTGCGCCTCGAGCCCGCGCCGGCCTACCGGGTGCCGGGGGTGGTGCGGGTGCTCACCGCTCAGGACGTGCCGGGCCTGAATGACTCCGGCATCAAGGGCGACGAGCCCCTGTTTCCTGCCGAGGTGATGTACCACGGCCAGGCGGTGGCCTGGGTGCTGGCCGAGACCGAGGAAGCCGCGCGGCTGGGGGCGGCGCAGGTGGTGGTGGAGTACGAACCCCTGCCGGCCATCCTCACCATCCAGGAGGCCATCGCCCAGGGGAGTTTCCAGGGGGCCACCCTGCAGGCCCGCCGGGGCGACCTCGAGCAGGGCTTCAGCGCCTCGGCGCGGGTTCTGTCGGGGGCGCTGCACCTGGGGGGGCAGGAGCACTTCTACCTCGAGACCCAGGCCTCGCTGGCCCTGCTCGACGAGACCGGCCACATCCTGGTGCATTCCTCCACCCAGCACCCCTCCGAGACCCAGGAGGTGGTGGCCCAGGTGCTGGGCCTGCCGCGCAACCAGATCACGGTGCAGTGCATCCGCATGGGCGGGGGCTTTGGCGGCAAGGAGGTGCAGGCCAACCCCTACGCGGCGGTGGCGGCTTTGGGGGCCTACCTGACCCGGCGCCCGGTGCGGGTGCGGCTTCCCCGCCTGCAGGACATCACCCTGACCGGCAAGCGCCACCCCTTCTACGCTCGCTGGAAGGTGGGCTGCTCCGAGGAAGGGCGGCTGCTGGCCTTGCAGATCGAGCTCTTCTCGGATGGGGGCTGGTCGCTGGATCTGAGCGAGGCGGTGCTGGCCCGTGCAGTCTGCCACATTGACAACGCCTACTTTATCCCCCACCTCGAGGCCACCGGGCGGGTCTGCAAAACCCACAAAACCTCCCAGACCGCCTTTAGGGGCTTTGGCGGGCCGCAGGGCATGGTCTTTATCGAGGAGGTGCTCACCCAGGTGGCCCAGACTCTGGGGCTGCCGCCGGAGGTGGTGCGGGAGCGCAACTTCTACGGACTGTCCGACGACCCGCAGACCCGCACCACCCACTACGGTCAGGAGATCAAGGACGTGGAGCGCATCCGCCTGATCTGGAACGAGCTCAAAAGCAGCGCCGAGCTCGAGCGCCGCCGCCAGGAGGTCGCGCTTTTCAACGCCCAGAACCCCCACCGCAAGCGGGGTCTGGCCATCACCCCGGTCAAGTTCGGCATCTCCTTCAACTTCACCACCTACAACCAGGCCGGAGCGCTGGTGCTGGTCTATCAGGACGGCTCGGTGCAGGTCAACCACGGGGGCACCGAGATGGGCCAGGGGCTTTACACCAAGATTCAACAGATTGCCGCCGAGGCCCTGGGGGTGCCGCTCGAGGCCGTCCGCCTGATGCCCACCCGCACCGACAAAGTTCCCAACACCTCGGCCACCGCGGCCTCCACCGGGGCCGACCTGAACGGGGCCGCGGTCAAGGATGCCTGCGAGAAAATCAAGGCCCGGCTGGCCGGGGTCGCGGCCCAGCGCTTCGGGGTGAACCCCGCCGATGTGGTGTTCGAGGGCGGCCAGATCTGGAGCATCTGGAAGCCCGAGGAGCGCCTGGCCTTTGCCGAGGTGGTGCGGGCCGCCTACGCCCAGCGGGTGCAGCTCTTTGCCGATGGCTTCTACCGCACGCCGGGTCTGCACTGGGACAAAACCCGGATGCAGGGCAAGCCCTTCCACTACTTCGCCTACGGCGCGGCGGTGAGCGAGGTGGAGGTGGACGGCTTCACCGGCCAGTACGCTTTGCGCCGGGTGGACATCCTGCACGATGTGGGCGACTCGCTCTCGCCGCTGGTAGACCTGGGCCAGGTGGAGGGGGGCTTTATCCAGGGCCTGGGCTGGCTCACCTTAGAAGACCTGCGCTGGGACGCGGAGGGCCGCCTGGCTACCCGCTCGGCCAGCACCTACAAGCTGCCCAGCTTTTCCGAGCTGCCCCCGGTGTTCAACGTGCGGCTCCTGCCCAAAGCCACCGAGACCGGGGTGGTGTACGGCTCAAAAGCGGTAGGGGAGCCCCCCCTGATGCTGGCCATCTCGGTGCGCGAGGCTCTGCGTGACGCGGTGGCGGCTTTTGGTGCAGGGGGCTACGTGGAGCTGGCCTCGCCGGCCACGCCCGAGGCGGTCTACTGGGCCATTGAGCGGGTTCGGCAAGGGGCCTTGGTGTCTGGGGATTGA
- a CDS encoding type II toxin-antitoxin system Phd/YefM family antitoxin, with amino-acid sequence MPTVVNVGQAKTHLSSLLERVRAGEEIILAKNGQPYARLVPLEKPQKRKLGLMKGLGKVDKAFFEPLPEEDLKEWE; translated from the coding sequence ATGCCAACGGTGGTCAATGTGGGCCAAGCAAAAACGCACCTCTCGAGCCTGCTCGAGCGGGTTCGGGCAGGGGAGGAGATCATCCTAGCCAAGAACGGCCAGCCCTACGCGCGGCTGGTGCCGCTGGAGAAACCCCAAAAGCGCAAGCTGGGCCTCATGAAAGGGCTCGGGAAAGTGGATAAAGCGTTCTTTGAGCCGCTTCCCGAGGAAGATTTGAAGGAATGGGAATGA
- the xdhC gene encoding xanthine dehydrogenase accessory protein XdhC: protein MRWFEHLAQLTERKQPLVLVTLVVVRGHAPREAGAKMLVTAEAVYGTIGGGNLEATAIGLARQMLAVGAASPQMHTLRLTEQAPAEYGVQCCGGEVTILLERVTPARPTVALFGVGHVGLALARVLSICPVALWLVDSRAPMLNEARLAPLHHGPAEIKAFHAPILDGVVSDLPAGAHLVVMTHDHAEDLFVLEMALRRADLGYIGLIGSAGKWARFRQKLKAQGFTDQDLHRVTTPIGLPGVRSKAPEAIAIATAAQLLPLLFEEAPPAKPDRKELTD from the coding sequence ATGCGCTGGTTTGAGCACCTGGCCCAACTAACCGAGCGCAAGCAGCCCCTGGTGTTGGTCACCCTGGTGGTGGTGCGGGGCCATGCGCCCCGCGAGGCCGGGGCCAAGATGCTGGTGACGGCGGAGGCGGTCTACGGCACCATTGGGGGTGGGAACCTTGAGGCCACCGCCATTGGGCTGGCGCGGCAGATGCTGGCCGTGGGCGCTGCCAGCCCTCAGATGCACACCCTGCGGCTCACCGAACAGGCCCCGGCCGAGTACGGCGTGCAGTGCTGTGGGGGCGAGGTGACCATCCTGCTCGAGCGGGTGACACCGGCCCGGCCCACCGTGGCCCTCTTTGGGGTGGGGCACGTGGGGCTGGCCCTGGCCCGGGTGCTCTCGATCTGCCCGGTGGCCCTCTGGCTGGTGGACTCGAGGGCCCCCATGCTGAACGAGGCGCGCCTGGCACCCCTGCACCACGGCCCGGCCGAGATTAAAGCCTTCCACGCCCCTATCCTGGACGGGGTGGTGAGCGACCTGCCGGCGGGCGCGCACCTGGTGGTCATGACCCACGACCACGCCGAGGATCTGTTCGTGCTCGAGATGGCCTTGCGCCGCGCCGACCTGGGCTATATCGGCCTTATTGGGAGCGCGGGCAAGTGGGCCCGCTTCCGGCAGAAGCTGAAGGCCCAGGGTTTTACCGATCAGGACTTGCATCGGGTCACCACCCCCATCGGCCTGCCGGGGGTCAGGAGCAAAGCGCCGGAGGCCATCGCCATCGCCACGGCGGCCCAGTTGTTGCCGCTGCTCTTTGAGGAAGCGCCCCCCGCGAAGCCCGATCGGAAAGAGCTGACCGACTAA
- a CDS encoding ABC transporter ATP-binding protein, with product MSALLELKNITKRFPGVVANDGVSLEVYPGEVLALLGENGAGKSTLISILYGLYRPDEGEIRVEGRLVRIASPMDALRLGIGLVPQHPTLVGRHTVAENLALGIGSPFFPVQRIGPLVERIAQGYGLQIDPRAPVHQLSPGEKQRVEIVRALLRGAKVLILDEPTSVLTPQEAEALFRVMRELRAAGKSLIFISHKLEEVLSIADRCTVLRRGRVVGSLPREEASKPRLAELMVGRSVSFERKRQSASLGEVVLEVEDLKARSSRNLPALRGVSFTLRGGEILGLAGVAGNGQSELVEVLAGLRSIEAGSVRLLGQPLPPHPARLFDMGVAHIPEDRIQMGTVPSMSVAENLALRTFDRPPWARGGLLNPRAFEEEARQQVQAYAIATPSLGTPSRLLSGGNIQKVILARELAGKPRLILAVHPTYGLDIGATEQVHRVLLEKTQQGAAVLLVSEDLEELLSLSDRIGVLYRGALQGPFAVEEVSREAIGLWMTGGAA from the coding sequence ATGTCGGCGCTGCTCGAGCTCAAAAACATCACCAAGCGTTTTCCGGGCGTGGTCGCCAACGACGGGGTGAGCCTCGAGGTCTACCCCGGCGAGGTGCTGGCGCTCTTGGGGGAGAACGGGGCCGGTAAGTCCACCCTGATCTCCATCCTCTACGGCCTCTACCGCCCCGACGAAGGGGAGATTCGGGTGGAGGGCCGCCTGGTGCGCATCGCCTCCCCCATGGACGCCCTCCGGCTGGGTATTGGGCTGGTGCCCCAGCACCCCACGCTGGTAGGCCGCCACACCGTGGCCGAAAACCTGGCCCTGGGCATTGGTAGCCCCTTTTTCCCAGTCCAGCGCATCGGGCCCCTGGTGGAGCGAATCGCCCAGGGCTACGGCCTGCAAATAGACCCCAGGGCCCCGGTGCACCAGCTCTCGCCGGGCGAGAAGCAACGGGTGGAGATCGTGCGGGCCCTGCTGCGGGGGGCCAAGGTGCTCATCCTGGACGAGCCGACCAGCGTGCTCACCCCCCAGGAGGCCGAGGCTTTGTTCAGGGTTATGCGCGAGCTGCGGGCGGCGGGTAAGTCGCTTATCTTCATCTCCCACAAGCTCGAGGAGGTTTTGTCCATCGCCGACCGCTGCACGGTGCTGCGTCGGGGGCGGGTGGTGGGCAGTTTGCCCAGGGAAGAGGCCAGCAAGCCCAGGCTGGCCGAGCTGATGGTGGGGCGCAGCGTGAGCTTCGAGCGCAAGCGGCAAAGCGCCTCGCTGGGAGAGGTGGTGCTCGAGGTCGAAGACCTCAAGGCCCGCTCGAGCCGCAACCTCCCGGCCTTGCGGGGGGTTTCTTTTACGTTGCGTGGGGGAGAGATTCTGGGCCTGGCTGGGGTGGCAGGCAACGGCCAGAGCGAGCTGGTGGAGGTGCTGGCAGGGCTCCGAAGCATCGAGGCGGGCTCGGTGCGGCTCCTGGGGCAGCCTCTGCCGCCCCACCCAGCGCGACTGTTCGATATGGGAGTGGCCCACATCCCCGAAGACCGCATCCAGATGGGCACCGTGCCCAGCATGAGCGTGGCCGAAAACCTGGCCCTGCGCACCTTCGACCGGCCCCCCTGGGCCCGCGGCGGCCTGCTCAACCCCCGGGCCTTTGAAGAGGAAGCCCGGCAGCAGGTGCAGGCCTACGCCATCGCCACCCCCAGCCTTGGCACCCCCTCGAGGCTCCTTTCGGGCGGCAACATCCAGAAGGTCATCCTGGCCCGCGAGCTGGCCGGGAAGCCCAGGTTGATTCTGGCTGTACACCCCACCTACGGCCTCGATATCGGGGCCACCGAGCAGGTGCACCGGGTCTTGCTGGAAAAAACCCAGCAGGGGGCGGCAGTGCTCCTGGTCTCGGAGGATCTGGAGGAGCTGCTCTCGCTCTCCGACCGCATCGGGGTGCTCTACCGGGGGGCCTTGCAGGGGCCGTTTGCGGTGGAGGAGGTCTCGCGCGAGGCCATCGGCCTGTGGATGACCGGGGGTGCGGCGTGA
- a CDS encoding ABC transporter permease: protein MRLEPLVNASAGRVLGVTLAALGLAFVLVGAVFVAYGQNPLEVYRIMLTGTLLDAKGWQEILRRSIPLLLIGVGLTLAFRAQFYNIGAEGQLLLGAVLAAGVALFVPLPAPLSLPAMALAGALGGVLWCGLAAWLRLRFSVNEILSTLMLNYVAQSLVIFLINGPWRGKDVRGYIYSDRFAEYQQIPVWAGSSVHWPTLLLGVLLALVLQFVLFRTTLGFRMRIVGENPGAARYLGIAQGRVLLLLALITGGMAGLAGVGEIAGIHHRLIEPSQLSSGYGFTAIIVAWLARGHPALVLLTAPLMGLVLAGGDLLKVSLNMPFRIVDIFSGVILFCLIGSELFLRYRVRWGR from the coding sequence GTGAGGCTCGAGCCCCTGGTGAATGCCTCGGCCGGGCGGGTGCTGGGGGTCACGCTGGCCGCGTTGGGGCTGGCCTTTGTGCTGGTGGGCGCGGTGTTTGTGGCCTATGGGCAGAACCCGCTCGAGGTCTACCGCATCATGCTCACCGGCACTCTACTGGACGCCAAGGGCTGGCAGGAAATCCTTCGCCGCAGCATCCCCCTGCTCTTGATTGGGGTGGGCCTGACCCTGGCCTTCCGCGCCCAGTTCTACAACATCGGGGCCGAGGGCCAGCTTTTGCTGGGGGCGGTGCTGGCCGCCGGGGTGGCCCTTTTCGTGCCCTTGCCGGCGCCCCTGAGCCTCCCGGCCATGGCGCTGGCCGGGGCGCTGGGTGGGGTGCTGTGGTGCGGCCTGGCGGCCTGGCTGCGGCTGCGCTTCAGCGTCAACGAAATCCTCTCCACCCTGATGCTCAACTACGTGGCCCAGTCGCTGGTCATCTTCCTCATCAACGGCCCCTGGCGGGGCAAGGATGTGCGGGGCTACATCTACTCCGACCGCTTCGCCGAGTACCAGCAGATTCCGGTCTGGGCGGGCTCGAGCGTGCACTGGCCCACCCTGTTGCTGGGGGTGCTGCTGGCCCTGGTCTTGCAGTTCGTGCTCTTCCGCACCACCCTGGGCTTCCGCATGCGCATCGTGGGGGAGAACCCAGGGGCCGCGCGCTACCTGGGGATTGCCCAGGGCCGGGTGCTGCTGCTGCTGGCCCTCATCACCGGGGGCATGGCCGGTCTGGCCGGGGTGGGGGAGATTGCGGGCATTCACCACCGACTCATCGAGCCCAGCCAGCTTTCCAGTGGCTATGGCTTTACCGCCATCATCGTGGCCTGGCTGGCTCGAGGCCACCCGGCCCTGGTGCTCCTCACCGCCCCCCTGATGGGCCTGGTGCTGGCCGGGGGCGACCTGCTGAAGGTCAGCCTCAATATGCCCTTCC